TCATAATTATTACTCTGAATACTTAAGTAAACCTTGAGTTTGGTTTTCTTCTTCAAAAAATTTAACAAAGAATGTTTTTGAAAGCTGGGGATTAATTTTATTTATTCGGGTAAATTCGGCTGTGAACCCGCATTTTTTATAAAACTCTGGTGCTTGAAAAGCACTGGTCACAAGATTGATGTTATTAAATCCTTGTCCTTTAAAATGATCTTCAAGAGTCTGTAATAATTTTTTTCCATACCCTCTGCCACGATAGGCACTATCTACCCAAATATCATCAACATAGATTTCGGCAAAGGCAGTGAAGGCATTGATCACGCCGCAAACAATATTATTTTCCTTTGATAGTATTACTGAAAAGCGTTTGTAATTCACATCGATTCCATGGCTTGTTTCATAAGTGATGAACCCATCTGTCATACGCTTGTCAAGCTCATCACTTATGCTATCAACAAAGGAAATTTTTAAGCTGCTGTCATCATCAGTGTTATTAATTGATGAATTGCTGTGCGTATCAAAGCTTAAAATATAACGTTCTGGTTGATGTGAATCATATGTAATTGCTTTGAGTTCTTCAGTATAGTTACCTACTGTAAAAGTCGAGATGGTTTTACGCCAAAATGCTAAAGCGGGCTTATTCTCAGGAATGACAGATACTTCCCAAAGGCCAGGATGTGTTTTCCAAATCTCATGGGCTGCACGGCTCCCTATACCACTCCCTTGAAATTTAGCGAGGATAAAAAATTCTCCCATATTCCAATCAATGTTGGGTTGTGTACCTTCTTTATTCAGTAGAACAAAGCCTGCTAATTCATCATGGACTTTGATTAGAAATGCTTGCCTTTGGGGATTATCAAAATACACTTTAAAGTCATAACTTTCATAAAGCCCATCAGATGGACAGGCCCAATCATCACTGATGAAACCGCAACTTCTGGACATATCATAAACATAAAATCGCGCCATATTTTGAACGGTTGGATAATCATCTATAGTCGCTTTAATTATTTTGAGTTGGAATTCGATGTCTTTAATAATCATAAGTTTTTCTCTTTCATATTTTCCAGCATTCGTCTTGCGAGCGTTGCTAAAACAGGATTTGAATTCTTATAATACGGCAACATAATAAGTGCTATTGATAGAGCCCAGCCCTTACCTCTTTCCCATGTATCATCATCGATATGTTGTAGATTTTCCCTAAAGATTCTTCTTGAATGTGAGTTAAGTAAACTCCAAGCGATAACCAGATCACAAGCAGGATCACCTATACCTAAATCGGAAAAATCAATTACCGCACTGAGTCGATTGTTTTGAACTAAAATATTTCCTGGTAAAAAGTCTCCATGTACCCATACGGGTTCCTTGTTCCAATAGAGGACATTCGATAGCTGATTCCATAAAGAAGTTATGGATTGAACATCAATTTCTCCTTCAAGTTCTCCTATAGCTTTCCGTGTCTCTTCATCGAGTTCTTTTGTTTTTAGGAGAATACCGCGACGGGAAGCAGGGCCGTTTGATAGTTTTATGTCGTGTAGATCGTTTAAAAACAAAGCCAAGTCTTTAGCAAGAAGTTCATATTCCTTATCTTCTTCAAAATTAGGGTTATTCCCCTCATTCCATTTGGTCACTGTCCAAAACCAAGGATAGAACTCTTCAGGATTACCTTTGAACAAAGGTTCAGAGACCGATATTTTCAAAAATTTAGCAATTTTTGGAATCCATTCATATTCTTTATTAATACTTTTATTGATACTTCCTGGAGCCCATTCGATTCGAGGAAGACGAACAACGTACTCACTACCTAAACGAAATAACGCATTGTCTGTTCCACTTGATAATATAGGTTTTATAGGGAGATTAGCCCATTCAGGGCACTGATTTTTAAGAAGTTTGTGGACAAGAACTTCGTCTATTTCAAGCTCATTTTCATGCATTTTCGCCATGATTTTCTATCTCTATATAATATTATTTTTAACTAGCACTTTACCCATAGGGATATCTTGCGGGAAACTTAAGCCCTGTTCAGGGTCGTTAAATGGCATTTCAATATATCCTTGGCGCACATAAAATTTTTTCGCTTCGGGTGAAGACTCCATTTGCAATACAACAATGCCTTGTCGATATAACCAACGTTCACAAAGATTTAGAAATGCTCCGCCTATTCCCTGATTCCTTGAATGTTCTTCAATGACCATGATACGAAGTGCGGCTCTATGCTCTGGCCAAAATTGAATATGAGCATAACCCTTAATCTGTGTTCCTTTGTAAAGAATAAAGTGGACATGATCTTCGTGATCAAAAGTCCAGGTATATGGATCTGATACGGGCACTTTATCAAAAAAATAGTGTTGACGAAAATGACGCACTGCTTCCCATTCACGGGGAGTTAATGATTTCACTATGCGAAGACCAAAACACCCTGCTTTATTATCAATGTCTGCAATAAATGCCTCTTTGCCTAGACAATAAGCCATGATGTCATTGGGATGATTTTTAGCCAACTCTTGTTTCAGTGCTGCATAAGCATCCCGGTCAGTGGGATGGGATCTCATCAAATCACGAAATTTTAAGTGCCTTTCAATTTCAGGACTGCCTTCTTCAAATACATGAGCATGATGGGTTCTAAATTCAGCCCCTTTCTGAAAGTATCGCCTAAATGCAATTCCATACTCACCCTTTGCTTCATAACCCAATAGCTGCATAGCATTGTTAGAGTTGTCGACTTTCATGATGTCACGAACTACTGGAATCATATCAATCACCGGTTTCGCTGCCAGGCCTGGCACAGAAGTAGATCCAATGTGATGAATGCCAATGCAATTTTCTCCAAGAGCTTCTTTGATACGACTTGCTTCCATTCTATATAAATTGGGCCACTCTGGATTATAGGGGACAACTTCAATTATTCTGTGAGTATTCATAATGCATTATCCAGTTGTAGATGTATTCATTATTAATCCTTCGCATTACATGCGGCTATAAATTCTTTCAATGGATTACTGGGCTTTGCATGTCTTTGAAATGATGATGTAAATTTTGCTTTATCACATGCGCTCATCAATCGATTACTGCTCAATGCTCCATAAATAAAAAATAATATGCCAGCCGTTGAAAAAGCATCTAACAAGTGCTTTTTAGATTCAAAATGCAAATAATTTTTAAGACAACAATCCTTGAGCCTCAGATAGGTATCATCTTTGTCTGTTAGTGCATGATGTTTTTTAATTTGTAGTAAACAGTTTAACAGTGAAAAAAATGGATGCGAAATCACTGTTTCACCCAAATCAATGATGGTGATATCTTGCGATATATGGTCTATGAGCGTGTTATTGTCATTAAAATCAGGTTGAACAATGGTTTGTTTGATAGAATAGTCAGATAATTTTTTACATAAATGTGAAACTTTTGGAAGCAGCGCCTCCAACTGACTAATTTCTATTTCTGATAGTCCATCTGCGATCAATAAATCTTTTTGTGAAATCAGTTCGTTGTATAAATCAGGAAATATATCTAATCGCCAATCTGGAACTCCAATATCAAGAAAAACATCTACGCGATCTGCAACTGATATTTGAAGTGATGTAAATTGGTCAATAGCTTTGCAAAGCAATGCTTCATCGAATTTCTGTTTTAGCATTCCTCTTAGTGATTTGCCCGCATCTTTCATTAAAAAGCAGTTTAATTCAGTATTGTGCGCGATAACTTTTGGAACAGAAGCATGGAATTGATCATGCAAAGTTTGGATAATGGTCGCCTCCAATGCAAGGAGCTCTGGAGTATGTTTCAAATAAATGTACCCATCAGATGTTGCAAAACGGACCACGTAAGACCAAGGTGTTTCTTGCACACGTTCTGGCAGGTTACTTTTTAGCGTATACCCATGAGAGGAAAGATATTTACAACCCCATTGGATGATTTCTTTATTCACATTGTCATTTCCTGGCACAGGTTCAGTAGCCATAATTCACTTTTAGTTTCACAAAAATTCCTTAGTAAACCAAAGTACTAAATCGTCATCAAGGCAAACATTGGCACCGGGGGTAACATGATTATAATTGTAAGTAACACCCAACCCATCGGGTATATAACCTCTTTTAATATACAATCTCTGCGCACTGCCATAGCCATCATAAAGTCCAACTCCAATACCTACTTTATTTTGTTTTTTAACTGCCTCAAGCTCTGCTATATCAAGTAACGATGAAGCAATCCCGTGGTTTCGATAAGGGGGTAGGACGTTTAGATCCATAATTTCAGGGATGCCTTGATTTTTAAATGATTGATATAAAGAATTCCATTTCAATGTGATGTAGCCAGCAAATTCATTTTTATAAAAAGCGATCCAGACGATACGTTCATTAAGCTTTTGTTCATGAAGGTAGGCTTCAAAAGTAGATGGCGGTTTGGGCCAGTGGTGTTTGGCGAAATTACTTACGATAAGGGGAATATCCTCAGCAACAAATGCTCTTATAGAGATGGTTTCATTATTTGGTCGGCTTTTGAATTGATTTAGATTCAAAGCCATATAAACCATATTCCATTCATAATCTGCGGGTTTTAAATTCAGTAAGGGATTAAAACCTATATGTTTATAAAAGTTATAGGTTTTTAGATAATTTTCATCAGATTCTGCTGGAGCCAAAGTTTCAACGGTCATGGTAGAGCCACTTTGTTGTCGTGCATATTGTACAGCTTCCTGGATTAATAGGTATCCTATTCCTTGGCTATGAAATGCTCGTAAAACTCCCATCCAATAGATATTGCTGTTTGCAGGGTATGGAAAATCAAGGCTTAATAGCCCCACATAAGCCTCATTTGATTTGGCCGCAAAATTAATGCGTGATCGAACCCCTAACGCATAATGTTCATTACACTCTGGCAATCCAAAATATTCAGGTAAGTCTGTTGTAATCTGACGACACAACAGCTCAGCTTCATCAGCTGAAATGTGTTCAATTTTGTAATTCATTAGTATTCTCGGTTTTACCATAATATGAAATGATTGGGCATTGTTCAGAGTGTTATTGTTCCAAATAATTTAACCAAAAAAAGAGGTAAGTTATGGCGACAACAACGTTTTAATCCAGCTATTATCGACAAAGCGATATTCAAGCACATCTGATAATTCATCAGTCCGATAAGCATAAAATACCATACGTACAGGTTTTATTCTAAATCCACAATAAAATTCGCTCATTGGTAGCGGTTTGTCCTGATAATTAACGTCAATGTCCTTCTTTTTCTTTTCGAGTTGATGCTTGTTTAAAATGGGTTGGGATGAAGTAGCTGCATAGCTATAAAATCTAATCTGCGCCTCGCGGGGATATGTTTGCCAATATAGTTCATTTTCCTCAGGCAATAAGGACTCAACTACGCCATCAATAATTACTTCACGCTGTAACAACTCGAACCAAAAAGTGAGCGAGGCAATCGGATTAGTGGTTAACTCGGCCACCTTTCGGGTGCCTTTTTGAGTGAAAAACAATAAGCTTTGTTCACTAATCTCACGAATAGCGACCACCCGTGCATGGGGAATGGACTTTTTTGTTGCAGTAGACAGGACTGCTTGTTGAGGATTGGGCGCACCTTTATGGCGCTCCTCATCTATCCATATATTGAGTTGTTTTATGGGGTCAATCATATTATTAAGCCATTAGTCTCATATCTATGCTTAGTATAAATGATGATTTATTCCAGTTGAAATTTCCCCATCTTGGTGCAATTCCAAGTGAGAGATTTGTCCTTGTTTATTTTTGAAAAAATTAATTTGGATATCTGGTATTTTCCCAAAAAATTGAGTTTCTGATTCGGGAAAAAGTTGTGTTTTTGGTTGATTTGTTTCTTGTGTGACTAAGAAACCATTTTCTAGAGAAATAACGAGTTGCTTTAAGGGTGTTAAGCCGTATGGACCAACATAGGGAGCAACGTTGTAAGTACCAACATAGTTAGCAAGTGTTTCAGATGATACGTTTATTTCTTTTCTTTCTGAGGGTAATGTAACTGTCTTGCCATGAGCTAGGGTCACCATTTTCAAAGCAAGATCCTGCGCAACATATCCTAATGCATTTAGATTGGCCAATACGATTACAGTTAACTTGTCATCTGGCGAGTAGATTAGTTTTGTATTGAATCCACTGGTGCCACCGGCATGTGTTATTGATTTATGCCCATCTAAAGAATGTACTCTTACTCCGAAGCCATAATCATTTTTAAAAGGTTCAATCATTTTCTCTAGTGATGCCGATGATAGTATTTTCCCTCCAAACAATCCTTGTTCCCATAGCAGTAAATCGTGAGTTGTGGAGTAAAGAGAACCTGCTGAATAGGGTATGCTCATATCTAAGAAATCTGCATTACAAAGTCCATTGGGACTCACCATATAGCCAGACGCGCGATGTAATATTATCTCAGAATGGGAGTCATATCCTGAATCGTTCATATCAAGAGGTTTGAAGATATTATGAATAACAAAATCTGCATAGCTTTGACTGACGTGGTCAACCAAATTTGTACACTCCAGTTAAGCCACTTTTTTCAATAGCCCCCAATAGTGGTTTTCAAATTGATTTGGGCTTTGATAATCCAAAGACGAATGTAATCTTTGATTGTTATAAAAGATAGTAATGTAATCGAGGATATCCTGCTTTGCCTCCTTCCGGGTTTGATAATTACGCCAATGTACTCGCTCGTCTTTCAAGCGACCGAAAAAACTTTCAGCAATGCTATTGTCCCAGCAGTCACCTTTTTTGCTCATGCTGCCCACTAGACCATATTGATTGAGAAGGTCACGATATTGTTTACTGGCATATTGTGAGCCTCTGTCGGAATGCACAATAAGGCCTGAACTTGGATTTCTCTGCCAAATGGCCATTGTTAATGCATCACAAACCGTATCAGTCTTCATTCTCGAACTCATGTTCCAACCCACTACTTTCCGAGAAAACAAATCAATCACCACGGTCAGGTATAACCAGCCCTCATGGGTTGAGATATAAGTAATATCGGACACATAGGCACGATTGGGCTCATTGACCTGAAACCTCCTGTTTAACACATTATCAAAAACAGGTTGCTTGTGATTGCTGTTTGTTGTCACTTTGTATTTCTTTTTATATCGAACAAAAATACCAGCCTCACGCATCAAACTACGGGTTTTTCTTCGACCAACCGGATAACCAAGAGCATTCAGTGCTTTCCTTATCCTGCGATTTCCATACGAGAACTTGCTGGATTCCGAGATTTTTTTAACCCACTCCAATAGCTCTTGATGTTCTGGTTCATTGTTCGGGTTTGTTTGTTTCCGCTTTTGATAACTATAGTATCCAGAAGGAGTAACGCCCATGAGGTGGCACATCATGCCAACCGGCCAGGTCTTCTTGTGTTGGGCGATAAACGAATATTTTATTTCGCTTCTTTCGCAAAGAAGACCGTGGCTTTTTTTAGTATTTCTTTCTCCATTGTCAGCCTTCTGACTTCTTCTCGTAACTGGCGAATCTCAAGTTGCTCTTCCGTCAATTTACCATTTCCACGAAAAGCATTTTCATTATTCTCTGCTGCCTCTCGAATCCAGCGACTCAAAATATTCGAATTAATTCCCAAGCTCCTGGCAGCGTCTAAACATGCGTATCCTTGTTCAGTTACTAAGCTAACCGCATCCAGTTTAAATTCCTTTGTATATTTTCTTCTTGTAGACATTGTGACCTCCAATTAAGCAAATTATCTCTTAACTGGTATGTCCAAATCAATTGAACCACATCAGACCACTTATTTTTTCAATTAGATATCCTAGGAGCACATAGGCCGAATTATTGTACTCAAAGTCTGATCCAGGTTGGAAATTTAATGGTTTGTTGCGAAAAAATTCGATTTGTTGTTCTGGTGTTTTGGTACTTGTTGTAAATGCAGCAAAATCAGGAAAACTAGTGTAACTAGGAATCCCTGAGGTGTGGTTTAACAAATGGAAGAGTGTTACCTTGTCCCAAGCAGAAGGTGCATCTGGCATGTATTTATTAATGAAATCGCTTATTTTAAGCTTACCCTGTTCTTCAAGCAATAAAATTGCTACGGCTGTAAACTGCTTTGTGAGCGAAGCGATGCGAAATTTTGTAGTTGTTGTATTAGGTATTTGCCATTCAAGATTGGCGTAGCCATAACCTTTATCCAGAATAATATGCCCATGTTGTGCGACAAGAATTGATCCCATGAATTGTTTATCTGCTACATATGACTGTACAACCTGTTCCATGCGCAATGCTTTATTCATCCTCATCTTCATTCTTAACCCAATAATCGGCAGGGCCACCGCCAGGTGTTGGCCTGGTTGATAATGGACTTAGCTTATATGTTGATCCTTTCTCGTTACCACTGGATCCGCTAGATTCTTTTTTTCGATTTGCAAAGATGGTTTTGTTTGCCGTATCAATTAAAATTTTATCCTTAAGTATTAAGAGCAAATCGTTATCTTGTATCCTATTATCATGCTCGAATTTACAAACGACAAATAGATAGGCATCATTTTTATCATTAAATTGAGCAATTGTTTTTCTTTCCAAAGAGTCCATGGTTTTTATCATGACTTGGAAAATAAATGGGGTTGCATTATTAAAATCACCATTACCCTCTGCATATTTGGCATGGGTAATAGAAATGTTCTCTTTATTTAATTCATGCAATAGTTCATGGTCATCATATAGTCTATAAATAACTTTTTTTCTTTCCATATCATCTATAGATGATTTTTCTGACATAAAGAATTTTGCGTCATTTAATTCATCACACTCAGCAATAAGTTTTTCTTCGCCTCTTGCATAATGTTCGGTAATTTTAAAATTCATATGACATCTCAAATAAATAGTCATTTTTAATGATAGCATATTGATGTTCTAAGGAGGCCAAGAAGATTCCCGACCCTTAACCTGAATTTAATAAATGGAAAGAGTGCATTTCCCCGCATCTAATATAACCTCTTTCCCAATTGGTAGAACGCATCGTTTTGCGCCGTGACCATAAGGAAAGTCTTTAATGCAAGGGACTTTAAAATGAGAGATCCATTCATTAATTACGTCATCAACAGTACCTTCTAGAGAATTTGAATCTTTTCCTGTGGAATTTTCAAATTGACCAATGATAATACCCGCTACTTGATTAAAAATACCAGCTAAGTCCAATTGAGAGAACATTCTATCAAGATTGTAAGGCTCAATATTAATATCTTCTATCAGTAGAATACTTCCTTCAAATTCAGGTTGAAAAGGAGTTCCCATTAACGTTGTGAGTAACGTTAAATTCCCTCCAACTATAGGGCCTTTAGCAATTCCTGGACAAACGCCTATTCCTTCAGTGATTCGATAAGATTTTCCAGATAAACAAGCCATTAATGTTTGTTCAATCAGGGTATTGGGCTGAACGGTTAAGGTAAACCCTGTGTAGGTGGCAAGCTTGGTTTTTTTCAACAAACCGAGTTGTAAAGCAGTTGTATCACTAAATCCAACCAATATTTTGGGGTGAGAGCGAATTACATCATAATCAAGTAAAGGTAATAGTCGCTGGGAACCTTGGCCGCCACGCGTTGCTATAATCGCTTTAACCGTAGAATCTGTAAAAAAATCCATGAGGTCCTTTGTGCGATCTATATCACTACCTGCTAGAAATCGATCTGAATCATAAATATGATTTCCAAGTTTCACTTTAAATCCATTTTTCTCTAAAAATTGCACACCCGCTTCAATAGCACCAGGCATTAAGGGGCTTGAGGGAGTAACTAATCCTATGGTGTCACCTGGTCTTAATGGCGCAGGATAAAGAGATCGCATTTTGTTCTCCAAAAAATAGTTTGGTTGTTGAGTCTCTCATTAGCAATTTATTTTAAAGCCTAAGTTTGACAATTTGTTCCCTGATGAAAAATCATTTGCCAATTGCTTCCATTATGTCTCCATATGGAAGAGCGTAATGACTGCCGAGTGCCAATAGTTACTTTGTAAGTTGCAAGAATGACATTTTTTGAAAGCTCTGATGAGGTGAAATCCTCAACAGCATAACATTCCTGTTTTTCTTCAGGGAGGGATTCAAGCAAATCTAATTTATTATAAATCCTGCCTGAGCTGCCATATTCAACAAAATCATCGGCAATTAACAGTCTTAATTGATCTGTAGATTGTCTTACAGAGGGCGTTAAGAGCAATAACTCTAGATTGTAGATTTCTTCATTCTTTATTGTTAACTGGGGATCTTGTCGCATAATCAATCCTGTTGTTCGGTTTATCAAATTAATATCAAAAGTTAAAGATGTTTTTCCATGATGATGGTCCTTTCTTCTCCATAGTATTCATTACGTAAAGCTTTATAACCAAGTTTTCGATAAAATCCTTCTGCAGTAACTGAAGAGGGAACTGTGAGGCTCTGAATATTCTGTTCCCGTGCGATCTTTTCTAAATAACACATTAATAAAAATCCTATATTTTTACCTTGCTTGCCGGGTAACACAAAAACGGAGCGTATGACATTTTCCTCAAGGCTTGCAGTACCTATGATGCAATCTAATTCTGTTATGACAAAAACCTGTCTCTGAGTCATAAGTTTTGATATTTGATCTGGAGAGAAATTTTCAATTACCCTTTTTATGATTACATTAGAATAATCTTTTGAATTAACTTCTGTTAATGTTTGGATGATAAGATGACTTATTGCTTCTGCATCACTAGGCTCTGCTTTGCGAATCAATGTACTAGTTGTCATAGGTTCCTCTTTGTATTTTTAAAAGTTAAAGAGGGAGCATAGCGTCATCTGTTTAAGTTC
This region of Legionella taurinensis genomic DNA includes:
- a CDS encoding GNAT family N-acetyltransferase; protein product: MIIKDIEFQLKIIKATIDDYPTVQNMARFYVYDMSRSCGFISDDWACPSDGLYESYDFKVYFDNPQRQAFLIKVHDELAGFVLLNKEGTQPNIDWNMGEFFILAKFQGSGIGSRAAHEIWKTHPGLWEVSVIPENKPALAFWRKTISTFTVGNYTEELKAITYDSHQPERYILSFDTHSNSSINNTDDDSSLKISFVDSISDELDKRMTDGFITYETSHGIDVNYKRFSVILSKENNIVCGVINAFTAFAEIYVDDIWVDSAYRGRGYGKKLLQTLEDHFKGQGFNNINLVTSAFQAPEFYKKCGFTAEFTRINKINPQLSKTFFVKFFEEENQTQGLLKYSE
- a CDS encoding aminoglycoside phosphotransferase family protein produces the protein MAKMHENELEIDEVLVHKLLKNQCPEWANLPIKPILSSGTDNALFRLGSEYVVRLPRIEWAPGSINKSINKEYEWIPKIAKFLKISVSEPLFKGNPEEFYPWFWTVTKWNEGNNPNFEEDKEYELLAKDLALFLNDLHDIKLSNGPASRRGILLKTKELDEETRKAIGELEGEIDVQSITSLWNQLSNVLYWNKEPVWVHGDFLPGNILVQNNRLSAVIDFSDLGIGDPACDLVIAWSLLNSHSRRIFRENLQHIDDDTWERGKGWALSIALIMLPYYKNSNPVLATLARRMLENMKEKNL
- a CDS encoding bifunctional GrpB family protein/GNAT family N-acetyltransferase, with product MNTHRIIEVVPYNPEWPNLYRMEASRIKEALGENCIGIHHIGSTSVPGLAAKPVIDMIPVVRDIMKVDNSNNAMQLLGYEAKGEYGIAFRRYFQKGAEFRTHHAHVFEEGSPEIERHLKFRDLMRSHPTDRDAYAALKQELAKNHPNDIMAYCLGKEAFIADIDNKAGCFGLRIVKSLTPREWEAVRHFRQHYFFDKVPVSDPYTWTFDHEDHVHFILYKGTQIKGYAHIQFWPEHRAALRIMVIEEHSRNQGIGGAFLNLCERWLYRQGIVVLQMESSPEAKKFYVRQGYIEMPFNDPEQGLSFPQDIPMGKVLVKNNII
- a CDS encoding aminoglycoside phosphotransferase family protein; amino-acid sequence: MATEPVPGNDNVNKEIIQWGCKYLSSHGYTLKSNLPERVQETPWSYVVRFATSDGYIYLKHTPELLALEATIIQTLHDQFHASVPKVIAHNTELNCFLMKDAGKSLRGMLKQKFDEALLCKAIDQFTSLQISVADRVDVFLDIGVPDWRLDIFPDLYNELISQKDLLIADGLSEIEISQLEALLPKVSHLCKKLSDYSIKQTIVQPDFNDNNTLIDHISQDITIIDLGETVISHPFFSLLNCLLQIKKHHALTDKDDTYLRLKDCCLKNYLHFESKKHLLDAFSTAGILFFIYGALSSNRLMSACDKAKFTSSFQRHAKPSNPLKEFIAACNAKD
- a CDS encoding GNAT family N-acetyltransferase, whose amino-acid sequence is MNYKIEHISADEAELLCRQITTDLPEYFGLPECNEHYALGVRSRINFAAKSNEAYVGLLSLDFPYPANSNIYWMGVLRAFHSQGIGYLLIQEAVQYARQQSGSTMTVETLAPAESDENYLKTYNFYKHIGFNPLLNLKPADYEWNMVYMALNLNQFKSRPNNETISIRAFVAEDIPLIVSNFAKHHWPKPPSTFEAYLHEQKLNERIVWIAFYKNEFAGYITLKWNSLYQSFKNQGIPEIMDLNVLPPYRNHGIASSLLDIAELEAVKKQNKVGIGVGLYDGYGSAQRLYIKRGYIPDGLGVTYNYNHVTPGANVCLDDDLVLWFTKEFL
- a CDS encoding pyridoxine/pyridoxamine 5'-phosphate oxidase, producing MIDPIKQLNIWIDEERHKGAPNPQQAVLSTATKKSIPHARVVAIREISEQSLLFFTQKGTRKVAELTTNPIASLTFWFELLQREVIIDGVVESLLPEENELYWQTYPREAQIRFYSYAATSSQPILNKHQLEKKKKDIDVNYQDKPLPMSEFYCGFRIKPVRMVFYAYRTDELSDVLEYRFVDNSWIKTLLSP
- a CDS encoding serine hydrolase, with amino-acid sequence MVDHVSQSYADFVIHNIFKPLDMNDSGYDSHSEIILHRASGYMVSPNGLCNADFLDMSIPYSAGSLYSTTHDLLLWEQGLFGGKILSSASLEKMIEPFKNDYGFGVRVHSLDGHKSITHAGGTSGFNTKLIYSPDDKLTVIVLANLNALGYVAQDLALKMVTLAHGKTVTLPSERKEINVSSETLANYVGTYNVAPYVGPYGLTPLKQLVISLENGFLVTQETNQPKTQLFPESETQFFGKIPDIQINFFKNKQGQISHLELHQDGEISTGINHHLY
- a CDS encoding IS3 family transposase (programmed frameshift): MSTRRKYTKEFKLDAVSLVTEQGYACLDAARSLGINSNILSRWIREAAENNENAFRGNGKLTEEQLEIRQLREEVRRLTMEKEIPKKSHGLLCERSEIKYSFIAQHKKTWPVGMMCHLMGVTPSGYYSYQKRKQTNPNNEPEHQELLEWVKKISESSKFSYGNRRIRKALNALGYPVGRRKTRSLMREAGIFVRYKKKYKVTTNSNHKQPVFDNVLNRRFQVNEPNRAYVSDITYISTHEGWLYLTVVIDLFSRKVVGWNMSSRMKTDTVCDALTMAIWQRNPSSGLIVHSDRGSQYASKQYRDLLNQYGLVGSMSKKGDCWDNSIAESFFGRLKDERVHWRNYQTRKEAKQDILDYITIFYNNQRLHSSLDYQSPNQFENHYWGLLKKVA
- a CDS encoding serine hydrolase domain-containing protein, which gives rise to MNKALRMEQVVQSYVADKQFMGSILVAQHGHIILDKGYGYANLEWQIPNTTTTKFRIASLTKQFTAVAILLLEEQGKLKISDFINKYMPDAPSAWDKVTLFHLLNHTSGIPSYTSFPDFAAFTTSTKTPEQQIEFFRNKPLNFQPGSDFEYNNSAYVLLGYLIEKISGLMWFN
- a CDS encoding S66 peptidase family protein, producing the protein MRSLYPAPLRPGDTIGLVTPSSPLMPGAIEAGVQFLEKNGFKVKLGNHIYDSDRFLAGSDIDRTKDLMDFFTDSTVKAIIATRGGQGSQRLLPLLDYDVIRSHPKILVGFSDTTALQLGLLKKTKLATYTGFTLTVQPNTLIEQTLMACLSGKSYRITEGIGVCPGIAKGPIVGGNLTLLTTLMGTPFQPEFEGSILLIEDINIEPYNLDRMFSQLDLAGIFNQVAGIIIGQFENSTGKDSNSLEGTVDDVINEWISHFKVPCIKDFPYGHGAKRCVLPIGKEVILDAGKCTLSIY
- a CDS encoding nuclear transport factor 2 family protein, with product MRQDPQLTIKNEEIYNLELLLLTPSVRQSTDQLRLLIADDFVEYGSSGRIYNKLDLLESLPEEKQECYAVEDFTSSELSKNVILATYKVTIGTRQSLRSSIWRHNGSNWQMIFHQGTNCQT
- a CDS encoding GNAT family N-acetyltransferase; the encoded protein is MTTSTLIRKAEPSDAEAISHLIIQTLTEVNSKDYSNVIIKRVIENFSPDQISKLMTQRQVFVITELDCIIGTASLEENVIRSVFVLPGKQGKNIGFLLMCYLEKIAREQNIQSLTVPSSVTAEGFYRKLGYKALRNEYYGEERTIIMEKHL